One stretch of Fictibacillus sp. b24 DNA includes these proteins:
- a CDS encoding histidine phosphatase family protein — translation MKITAIRHCKAEGQERNATLTAEGEQQARELAAFLEDQHFDCIISSPFKRAINTIKPFAELNDRSIEVDERLAERILSSENDPNWRSNLERTYIEEHLKFPGGESTYEAKERITSFINDLQSKSYQSALIVTHGNLLSLMINLYQPSFGFKEWELLSNPDVYLIDVSLKDVSKLWV, via the coding sequence ATGAAGATTACTGCAATTAGACATTGCAAAGCGGAAGGTCAGGAACGTAATGCTACATTAACTGCTGAAGGTGAGCAGCAAGCTAGAGAATTGGCTGCCTTTTTAGAGGATCAGCACTTTGATTGTATCATCTCGAGTCCTTTTAAAAGAGCTATAAACACCATTAAACCATTTGCAGAATTAAATGATCGATCTATAGAGGTAGATGAACGACTGGCTGAACGAATCCTTTCTAGTGAAAATGATCCCAATTGGCGATCAAATCTAGAACGTACATATATAGAAGAACATTTAAAGTTCCCTGGTGGTGAGTCCACATACGAAGCAAAAGAAAGAATCACTTCCTTCATTAATGACCTGCAATCTAAATCATATCAATCGGCACTGATTGTGACGCACGGAAATCTGTTAAGCCTTATGATTAATTTGTACCAGCCTTCTTTTGGTTTTAAAGAATGGGAGCTGTTATCGAACCCAGATGTTTATCTAATTGACGTGTCATTAAAAGATGTATCCAAGTTGTGGGTGTAA
- a CDS encoding CAP domain-containing protein, producing MKKLVVASVLGASLFGANAGISEAASTCPFASSNNNQPQQQQQVQAAPAPAPQQQQAAPAPAPAPAPQQEQTKAPAQEAPKAEAGAELTAQEQQMLDLVNQEREKQGLPALKADPELTKVARVKAKDMIDNNYFDHNSPKYGSPFDMLKQFGVEYKTAGENLAGNSSVEGAHTSLMNSQGHRENILKSDYTNVGIGVVDGGQYGKMFVQLFKG from the coding sequence ATGAAAAAATTAGTAGTAGCATCAGTATTAGGCGCTTCCCTATTCGGCGCAAACGCAGGAATCTCAGAAGCGGCATCTACATGCCCATTCGCTTCTTCAAATAATAATCAGCCACAACAGCAGCAACAAGTTCAAGCTGCTCCGGCACCAGCTCCACAACAACAACAAGCGGCTCCAGCTCCGGCTCCAGCTCCAGCTCCACAGCAAGAGCAGACAAAAGCTCCAGCACAGGAAGCACCAAAAGCTGAAGCAGGTGCAGAACTTACTGCACAAGAGCAACAAATGCTTGATTTAGTAAACCAAGAGCGTGAAAAACAAGGTTTACCAGCATTAAAAGCTGACCCAGAATTAACAAAAGTTGCACGTGTTAAAGCAAAAGACATGATCGACAACAACTATTTCGACCACAACTCACCAAAATACGGTTCTCCATTTGATATGTTGAAGCAATTTGGTGTTGAATATAAAACAGCTGGTGAAAACCTAGCAGGAAACTCTTCTGTTGAAGGTGCTCACACTAGCCTAATGAACTCTCAAGGTCACCGTGAAAACATCCTTAAGTCTGACTACACAAACGTTGGTATTGGTGTAGTTGACGGTGGACAATATGGTAAAATGTTCGTTCAATTGTTCAAAGGATAA
- a CDS encoding ATP-binding protein, whose translation MNKQYEEVEIKRIADFHNTLSHCPIHLFGLKRDGEGDYKFTYSAGSMLDGLGVSVKPLPGTSLKELYSKELIAEWTDQLEKAFSGKTQTADINLGVRSIRTTIYPVIGKNHDVQEVVGTSYMTSTTDTEMTQDQNLKKFKQLFNHALEAIVLCRSNMEIAEVNDRACELLQLSKEELIGRSAEEFFVRNGRAAIRKKWEEVLHGKKITGEFRYRTPDGFVREIEYSCQKDIVDHLHVTILKDVTDQKLTEQKLLKAEALNVVGELAAGVAHEIRNPLTSLKGFVQLIQNQTNEFNQYLSIILSEVDRIEHIIKEFLVLSKSNSQNFKMACITDIIKDTVDLLNTQAIMKNIEIKTELEDQMPLVFCDSMQLKQVFINFVKNAIEASSIGDCVKVSMRLSDDKNNIQIQVRDYGCGMDEVVLKKIGKPFFTTKEEGTGLGMMVSTNIIKHHNGKLDVKSKKGKGTTFMITIPVK comes from the coding sequence ATGAACAAGCAATATGAAGAAGTTGAAATAAAACGTATTGCCGATTTTCATAACACACTTTCCCATTGCCCGATCCATCTTTTTGGACTGAAAAGAGATGGTGAAGGTGACTATAAGTTTACATATTCTGCGGGATCCATGCTTGACGGACTTGGAGTTTCGGTAAAACCCCTGCCAGGAACCAGTTTAAAAGAACTTTATTCAAAAGAATTAATCGCTGAATGGACAGATCAATTGGAAAAAGCTTTTTCAGGTAAAACACAAACCGCAGATATTAATTTAGGTGTAAGGTCAATACGTACAACCATATATCCGGTAATAGGAAAAAACCACGATGTACAGGAGGTTGTGGGTACATCTTACATGACATCAACTACTGATACAGAGATGACGCAGGACCAAAATTTGAAAAAGTTTAAACAATTGTTTAACCATGCGCTAGAAGCAATAGTTTTGTGCAGATCGAATATGGAGATCGCAGAAGTCAATGACCGTGCATGTGAGCTTCTGCAGCTTTCTAAAGAGGAACTCATCGGAAGAAGTGCTGAAGAATTTTTTGTGAGAAATGGCAGAGCAGCAATCAGAAAAAAATGGGAAGAAGTATTGCATGGAAAAAAGATTACAGGAGAGTTTCGCTATCGAACTCCTGACGGTTTTGTAAGAGAAATTGAATACTCCTGTCAAAAAGATATAGTAGACCATCTGCATGTAACTATTTTAAAAGACGTAACAGACCAAAAGCTAACAGAACAAAAATTATTAAAAGCTGAAGCGTTAAATGTTGTAGGGGAGCTCGCAGCTGGCGTAGCACATGAAATTCGCAATCCTTTGACATCGTTGAAAGGTTTTGTTCAGCTTATTCAAAATCAAACCAATGAATTTAACCAATATTTATCGATTATCTTGTCCGAAGTGGATCGAATAGAGCATATCATTAAAGAGTTTCTAGTCCTTTCAAAAAGTAATTCCCAAAACTTTAAAATGGCCTGTATTACCGATATCATTAAAGATACAGTTGATTTATTGAACACACAGGCTATTATGAAAAATATCGAAATAAAAACAGAGCTTGAGGATCAGATGCCGCTTGTTTTTTGTGACTCTATGCAGCTTAAACAAGTGTTTATAAATTTTGTAAAAAACGCGATCGAAGCATCTTCAATTGGAGATTGCGTAAAAGTAAGCATGAGGCTGTCTGATGATAAGAACAACATTCAAATTCAAGTACGTGACTATGGGTGCGGTATGGATGAAGTCGTTCTTAAAAAAATTGGGAAGCCTTTTTTTACAACAAAAGAAGAGGGTACGGGGCTTGGGATGATGGTAAGCACCAATATTATTAAGCATCATAACGGGAAGCTAGATGTGAAGAGTAAGAAGGGAAAAGGCACCACCTTTATGATTACGATTCCGGTTAAATAG
- a CDS encoding TlpA disulfide reductase family protein, translated as MKIKSIVIMLIFAGLIGLAFYSAQEEKEEPETVENTTDEDTGLKPGSKAHDFSLKTLDGKQIQLNDYRGKKVILNFWATWCPPCREEMPEMQKFYSDYKDKNVEILAVNLAYAETKKEKVGEFVEKYDLSFPIPLDEKNTTGKQYRAVSIPTSYFIDENGNITNFHIGPMDYEFMKAEIIKMNR; from the coding sequence GTGAAGATAAAATCGATTGTGATCATGCTTATATTTGCGGGATTAATCGGTCTTGCTTTTTATTCGGCTCAAGAGGAAAAGGAAGAGCCCGAAACAGTGGAAAACACAACGGATGAAGATACAGGACTTAAACCAGGAAGTAAAGCGCATGATTTTTCATTAAAAACGCTGGATGGAAAACAAATTCAATTAAACGATTACCGCGGTAAAAAGGTGATCTTAAACTTTTGGGCAACGTGGTGTCCTCCTTGCAGAGAGGAAATGCCAGAGATGCAAAAGTTTTATAGTGATTACAAGGATAAGAACGTAGAAATTCTCGCAGTAAATCTAGCGTATGCTGAAACAAAAAAAGAAAAAGTGGGCGAATTTGTCGAGAAATATGATCTTTCATTTCCGATTCCGCTTGATGAAAAGAATACGACAGGAAAACAATATCGAGCTGTTTCGATTCCGACAAGCTACTTTATCGACGAAAATGGAAACATCACAAACTTCCATATAGGTCCTATGGATTATGAATTTATGAAAGCAGAAATAATCAAGATGAATAGGTAA